In the Candidatus Woesearchaeota archaeon genome, one interval contains:
- the cas1 gene encoding CRISPR-associated endonuclease Cas1, translating to MKLLILNGHGISIRVDNAKLIIREGIYSLDEKPQEYIFLPKRIEYDTIVVYGSSGNISIDAIRWLIKHNVQITILDWDGKLLTNMLPPESVQVKTKFLQYRAYENEELRLRIAKEFIKTKFKRTEELVDWIKLRHPEITLNIEREKKQLENASSIKEIMHIEGLVASWYWKEFAKIMSPKYEFQSRVNTVRPMGASDQVNCLLNYGYSLLEVECLRCINASGLDYHVGFLHNMTIGKNSLAYDFQELFRFLVDKIVIELLEANVFKKSDFIRTESYALRLRPTGAKKLIEGINKGFNKKIKYESKMITMSYHLMLKVRDLSQFLQGNRIKLDFNTPDFGFDRVDSDDVREKIKKITYKQWVELGFSKGSLHHLKQNVDSERSFEIKKHVQERLNGIKVWD from the coding sequence ATGAAATTACTAATATTAAACGGACATGGAATATCTATTCGGGTTGACAATGCCAAATTAATTATTAGAGAAGGGATTTACTCTTTAGATGAGAAACCGCAAGAGTATATATTTCTACCAAAAAGAATTGAATACGATACTATTGTAGTATATGGTAGTAGTGGGAATATATCAATTGATGCAATCAGATGGTTAATCAAACATAATGTACAGATAACTATTCTTGATTGGGATGGAAAACTATTAACAAATATGCTTCCACCAGAGAGCGTACAAGTCAAAACTAAGTTTTTACAATACAGAGCATATGAAAACGAAGAATTAAGGCTAAGAATCGCTAAGGAGTTCATTAAAACTAAGTTTAAGAGGACAGAAGAGTTAGTTGATTGGATTAAATTAAGACATCCTGAAATAACATTAAATATTGAAAGAGAAAAGAAGCAATTAGAGAATGCTTCATCAATAAAGGAGATAATGCATATTGAAGGATTAGTTGCTTCTTGGTATTGGAAAGAATTTGCTAAAATCATGTCTCCTAAGTATGAATTTCAATCAAGAGTTAACACTGTAAGACCTATGGGAGCATCAGATCAAGTTAATTGTTTGTTAAATTATGGATATTCATTACTTGAAGTTGAATGTTTGAGATGTATCAATGCATCAGGTCTAGACTATCATGTAGGATTCTTGCATAATATGACTATAGGAAAGAACAGTTTGGCTTATGATTTTCAAGAATTGTTTAGATTTTTAGTAGATAAGATAGTAATTGAGTTACTTGAAGCTAATGTTTTCAAGAAAAGTGATTTTATTAGGACAGAAAGCTATGCTTTAAGGTTAAGACCAACTGGTGCTAAGAAATTAATTGAAGGGATTAACAAAGGGTTTAACAAAAAGATTAAGTATGAGAGTAAGATGATTACTATGAGTTACCATTTAATGCTAAAAGTAAGGGATTTATCGCAGTTTTTACAAGGAAATAGGATTAAATTAGACTTTAACACACCTGATTTTGGGTTTGACAGAGTAGATTCTGATGATGTAAGAGAAAAGATTAAGAAAATTACCTATAAACAGTGGGTTGAGTTAGGGTTTTCTAAGGGTTCTTTGCATCATTTAAAGCAAAATGTAGACTCTGAACGATCTTTTGAGATTAAAAAACATGTACAAGAGAGATTAAATGGGATTAAGGTTTGGGATTGA